The DNA window CGCCGACCGGGTCGAAGGAACCCTGTTCGGCAATGGCGAGCGCACCGGCAACCTCGACATCGTCAACGTCGCGCTGAACATGAACAGCCACGGCATTCCGACCGGGCTCGACTTCTCCGACCTGCCGTCGCTGCGGGCCGTCTACGAACGCGTGACCCGCATGACCGTGCCGGAAAGGCAACCCTACGCCGGCGAGCTTGTGTTCACCGCCTTCTCCGGGTCGCACCAGGACGCGATCAAGAAAGGCCTCGACCGCCGCGAGCGGGAGCTCAAGGAGAACGCCGGCCTCCCCTGGGGAGTGCCCTACCTGACCATCGATCCGCAGGACATCGGTCGTTCCTACGAAGCCATCATCCGCATCAACTCGCAGTCCGGAAAGGGTGGCGTGGCCTACATCCTCGATCGCGAGCATGGCCTCGACCTGCCGAAGACCATGCACCCGCAGGTCGGCAAGACGATCTACGACCTTGCGGACAAGCGCGGCAAGGAGCTCTCGGCCGACGAGATCCGCGACGCGTTTTACGAACTGTTCGCCAACGTCGAGACGCACCTCGCGGTCAGCGACTACGAACTCGTCCACCACACGTCGGAGAAGGGTCGCGTCGACTGCACCGCGACCATCGTGCTCGACGGCGAGGAAAAGAAGATCGAGGGGCTCGGCAACGGTCCGATCAACGCCTTCGTCCACGCCCTCGAGAATGCCGGACTGAAGGACATCAAAGTGACCGACTACCGTTCCCACGCCGTGCGGGGTGGCTCCGACGCGAGTGCCGCCGCCTATGTCCAGCTCCAGCACGACGACGGGCGCATCCTGTGGGGCTGTGGCATCGATTCGTCGATCGAGATGGCCGGCCTGAAGGCGCTGGTCACCGCTTGGAACCTGCTGAGATAAACTTCGTTTTGGCATGAAGCGCCTCCTCGCCATCCTGTTCGTCTCCGCTTGTTCCCTCCAAGCCGAGCGGCCGGAACTGGAGTGGGCGGTCGAGGCCGCGGGTGATCCGTCGGAGATGCAGGAGATTCGCGCGGTCTGGACCGACGAGTCCACCTGCATGGTTCTGAGAAAGAGCGCCCTGCTGGGGCTCTACCAAGTCAGTGAACGGAAAACCCTCTGGGAGAAGGCCTTCGACGGCAATGTCGAGGGCTTCTGCGTCGGAGCCGCGTCGGCATGGGTGGTCAACGACATCCCGGGAAAAGACCGGGCGCTGCTCAAGATTGCCCCGAAGGACGGGTCCGTCGAGGAACGGATCCCGACGTCCGCCACCTTGAAGCGTTTCGGAGTGAAGCTTTCTCTCCCCTCCGCTCTCGAGTGGGTTCCGGGACAGAACGTGCTCGCAATCGAGGAAGTGGAGAACCGCCGTTCGAATCTGCACTTCGTGGACCCGGAAAAGTCGAAGAAACCGGTGATGGCGGAACTGGTGGGATACTTCTGGAACACGTCATCGATGCAACGAGGGGCCGCCTACGTCCACCACGGCGTCATCTACCGCATCGACGCCCGCTCCGGCACCCACGAAACGGTCTGGGACACGGGGCTCGGTGAGGGAGGCGAAGACTACCCCGCCCTTTGCGATTACGCAGTCACGCCGGACGGAGGCTTCGCCGCCATTGTCGACAAGGGTGGCTGGAGCTCCGGTTTCGACCTGAGCTGCCGGGAAGGGAAAGACGGCGAGATCCGGAAAGTCACCTCGGATCTCGAAGTGGGACTGGTCAAGATCGACATGCCTCGCCGGAGGATCATCCGCGTCTCACGCGACAAACCCACTGTCCGGGTCCTCGACTTCCAGATGCGATCGGTGGGAGAGCCGTCCGAACGGATACCCCACAACTGCTGGCACGCCTCGATCTCGCCGTCAGGCAATCGGGTCGCACTCATCGATGCCGCCGGCGCGATCCTGTTCTTCCGACTTCCGGAGCAAGGCTGACCTCACCGGCCCGGGGTCGTCGCGCAGACTCCCTCCCCGCACTTCTCCACCTCCATCCGGTGCAGTTCCTCGCGGACCTGCCGGTCCTTCCTGCGGAAAAAGACCTTGCTCAGAGCGTGGCGATTGGCCGCAAGCACACGACACGCGTGGATGGCCACAGGGAGCAACCCGGGGCCCGCCAGGCGGCGGGCCGCCCGCTGATGATTGGCGCAGCTGAAGAGGCACCAAACCCACGCCTCCGCACCGCGGAAGATCTCGCCCCCGCTCGTCCGGACCACCATCTCCCGCGCGGGATCCAGGGTTCCCAGGCCCGGAAACACCTTCTCCGCGTAGTCGGCCTGATACGGGATGAAGGAGATCGGAAACGCCCTCGGCTGCCGGTTGATCCACTCGTGGAAGGTGCAGCACATTCCGCATCGCCCGTCGTAGTAAACCTCAATGCCTTCGACTCGATCCTGCAATTTCATGATCTCTCCTTTCTGTATTTTCAGAATTATCTGAAACTTTTGGAAAGAAAAGAGAAATCGTTCGATCCGTGTTCCCGCAGGCATCGCGACGACCCGCGATCGACATGCCCGGCGCCCTATCCTTCCAGCACGCCCTGCGCCTTCAGCTGCTTCTCGGCCGCCTCCGCCCATCCCCGGTTGGCGGCCGGAGATGCCGGAGACGGATGCAGCACCCTGCCGACGGTGGCGGTGCTAGAGACTACCTCCGCGGCGGTCGCCAGTTTGGCCTCGGCGTAGGCACCGACGCCGATCAGATACTGGGGCCGTAGTATTTCGAGCAGCTTGGCGAGATGCTCCATACAGGCATCCTCGACAGGTTCCATTTCGGAAGACGGCAACTTGTCGGGCGTGATGTTCGCGCCGGTTTCGCCCATCCAGACAAGCGGGCAGTAGTTCGCGACGAAGTGCCCGGCGAAGAAGTCTTCGGCCTGCGGATACTTTTCCGCGAAGTAGCCCCACAGCCTGCGGCCGCTCACTTCCGAACGCTGGCAGGCGAAGCCCTCGATCCTTCTCTTCGGGTGTTCGGGGTCCGGCTTCCCCACCGGTTCGTCGATCCCCATCCAGTCCTTGACCGCGGGAATTTCACCGAAGGGCACGCCGGTCTGGGCCATCCCCCACGGTCCGGGATTCATGCCGAGGAACAGCACCCGCTTCGGCCCCTTCCCGAAGCGCTTCAG is part of the Haloferula helveola genome and encodes:
- a CDS encoding uracil-DNA glycosylase family protein produces the protein MSRRLIEISRALTERLRPLSFSTASHVYLPTDYARKPHEAYLKRFGKGPKRVLFLGMNPGPWGMAQTGVPFGEIPAVKDWMGIDEPVGKPDPEHPKRRIEGFACQRSEVSGRRLWGYFAEKYPQAEDFFAGHFVANYCPLVWMGETGANITPDKLPSSEMEPVEDACMEHLAKLLEILRPQYLIGVGAYAEAKLATAAEVVSSTATVGRVLHPSPASPAANRGWAEAAEKQLKAQGVLEG
- a CDS encoding thiol-disulfide oxidoreductase DCC family protein, with the protein product MKLQDRVEGIEVYYDGRCGMCCTFHEWINRQPRAFPISFIPYQADYAEKVFPGLGTLDPAREMVVRTSGGEIFRGAEAWVWCLFSCANHQRAARRLAGPGLLPVAIHACRVLAANRHALSKVFFRRKDRQVREELHRMEVEKCGEGVCATTPGR
- the leuA gene encoding 2-isopropylmalate synthase codes for the protein MNPSAISKYRPFPPVSLPDRTWPDQVIDHAPIWCSVDLRDGNQALPQPMSIEEKLEFFDLLCRVGFKQIEIGFPSAADTEFNFCRRLIEENRIPDDVTIQILVQTREHLIRRSFEAINGAKRAIVHIYNSTSPLQRRVTFGDASRDEIRDIAVEGARLVKELVPTVPDTEVVLQYSPESFSDTELDFAVECCNAVIEVWQPTPEKKMIVNLPDTVQWATPNVHADQIEWMCRNLSRRDCLWVSLHTHNDRGTGTAATELGLMAGADRVEGTLFGNGERTGNLDIVNVALNMNSHGIPTGLDFSDLPSLRAVYERVTRMTVPERQPYAGELVFTAFSGSHQDAIKKGLDRRERELKENAGLPWGVPYLTIDPQDIGRSYEAIIRINSQSGKGGVAYILDREHGLDLPKTMHPQVGKTIYDLADKRGKELSADEIRDAFYELFANVETHLAVSDYELVHHTSEKGRVDCTATIVLDGEEKKIEGLGNGPINAFVHALENAGLKDIKVTDYRSHAVRGGSDASAAAYVQLQHDDGRILWGCGIDSSIEMAGLKALVTAWNLLR